In the Nitrospirales bacterium LBB_01 genome, one interval contains:
- the xerD gene encoding site-specific tyrosine recombinase XerD yields MLKEFLLYLTVERGAALNTVNSYELDIVQFQSYLSGNNETLETFTREDIVGFIERSKDNQYSMTSICRFISSIRTFCKFLVIERVREDDPAETIRLPKKWESIPKALSFDDVLSLLSAKVSGRMVVRDRAMLELLYSSGLRVTELMGVEVDRVNFQAGFLTITGKGSKDRIVPMNVRALESIKVYMAGLRQDLLKGKTSPYLFLNYKGELMTRQRFWQTLKNYGKAAGVELSPHTLRHCFATHLLDGGADLRSVQKMLGHSDISTTQIYTKITTDRIKTEYKKYHPRA; encoded by the coding sequence ATCTTAAAGGAGTTTTTGCTCTACTTAACAGTGGAAAGAGGGGCTGCGCTGAACACTGTGAATTCTTATGAACTTGACATCGTGCAGTTTCAGTCGTATCTGTCCGGAAACAACGAAACCCTTGAGACATTTACAAGAGAGGATATCGTCGGGTTTATTGAGAGATCCAAAGACAACCAATACTCAATGACTTCAATATGCAGGTTTATATCGTCTATCAGAACTTTTTGTAAGTTTCTGGTTATTGAAAGAGTCAGAGAGGATGATCCGGCTGAGACCATACGGCTTCCCAAGAAGTGGGAGTCAATTCCAAAGGCGTTAAGTTTTGACGATGTGTTGTCGCTTCTTAGCGCAAAGGTTTCAGGCAGGATGGTTGTAAGGGACAGGGCGATGCTTGAGCTTTTGTACTCATCAGGGCTTAGGGTGACTGAGCTTATGGGGGTAGAGGTGGACAGGGTGAATTTTCAGGCCGGGTTTTTAACCATAACCGGAAAAGGCTCAAAAGACCGTATTGTGCCCATGAATGTGCGTGCTCTGGAGAGCATTAAGGTATATATGGCAGGATTAAGGCAAGACTTACTAAAGGGAAAGACGTCTCCGTATCTTTTTTTGAATTATAAGGGAGAGCTTATGACACGGCAGAGGTTTTGGCAAACGCTTAAAAACTACGGTAAAGCCGCAGGAGTTGAGCTTTCCCCGCATACATTAAGACACTGCTTTGCAACACATTTGCTTGATGGCGGGGCGGACTTGCGCTCCGTTCAGAAAATGCTTGGGCACTCAGATATTTCCACAACTCAGATATATACAAAAATAACCACAGACAGAATTAAGACAGAATATAAAAAATACCATCCAAGGGCGTAA
- the surE gene encoding 5'/3'-nucleotidase SurE, translated as MALILVTNDDGVYSEGILSLHRALSEIAEAVIIAPDREQSATSHSLTMHRPLKVTEIKKNIFAVNGTPTDCVALGIGKVLGRKPDLIASGINKGGNLGDDITYSGTVSAAFEGTILGVPSFAISMVGEKDYHFSVAAEFAVKLAKIILDKGLPKDTLINVNVPNVTKDEVKGLKFTKQGKRVYIGSIKETFDPWGRLHYWIGGGTPSWADDENTDYLAVESKYISVTPLHLDLTNYDALSCIKDDWAHSLKD; from the coding sequence ATGGCATTAATACTCGTAACTAATGATGACGGAGTGTATTCAGAGGGGATTTTAAGTCTCCACAGAGCGCTGAGTGAGATAGCTGAGGCTGTGATAATAGCGCCTGACAGAGAGCAGAGCGCCACGAGCCATTCACTTACTATGCACAGACCACTTAAGGTAACAGAAATTAAAAAGAACATCTTTGCCGTAAATGGAACTCCTACTGATTGCGTAGCGCTGGGAATCGGGAAGGTGCTTGGCAGAAAGCCGGATTTGATAGCCTCTGGGATTAATAAAGGCGGTAACCTTGGGGATGACATCACATACTCAGGCACGGTTTCTGCGGCATTTGAGGGTACAATTTTAGGGGTACCATCGTTTGCCATATCAATGGTCGGTGAAAAGGATTACCACTTTTCCGTGGCAGCGGAGTTTGCCGTTAAGTTAGCTAAAATAATACTTGACAAGGGTCTTCCGAAGGATACGCTGATTAATGTAAACGTACCCAATGTGACTAAGGATGAGGTAAAGGGACTGAAATTTACAAAACAAGGTAAACGCGTGTATATAGGTTCAATAAAAGAGACATTTGACCCGTGGGGCAGGCTTCACTATTGGATAGGCGGGGGTACGCCTTCATGGGCAGACGATGAAAACACGGACTATCTTGCCGTGGAATCAAAGTACATTTCGGTGACGCCGCTTCATCTGGATTTAACAAACTATGACGCTCTCAGCTGTATCAAAGACGATTGGGCGCATTCACTTAAGGACTGA
- a CDS encoding protein-L-isoaspartate(D-aspartate) O-methyltransferase, producing MTLSAVSKTIGRIHLRTEQLELYVKERERMLKEQLVGRGITDKRVLDAMLKVPRHNYVTEENLVRAYGDMALEIDCGQTISQPYMVAVMTELLELKETDRVLEIGTGSGYQAAVLSELAKEVYTIERIEQLAKGAMEKFELAGKTNIFVKVSDGTLGLPDCAPYDKIIITAAAPSVPPPLIDQLSSDGGILVAPVGSRHTHRIIKLRKVGDKIEETRHVQCVFVPLIGAFGLDR from the coding sequence ATGACGCTCTCAGCTGTATCAAAGACGATTGGGCGCATTCACTTAAGGACTGAACAGTTGGAACTGTATGTAAAAGAGCGAGAGCGTATGCTTAAGGAGCAGCTGGTAGGGCGCGGCATTACAGATAAAAGAGTCCTTGATGCAATGCTGAAAGTTCCTCGTCATAATTATGTTACAGAGGAAAACTTGGTTCGCGCCTATGGCGATATGGCACTGGAGATAGACTGTGGTCAGACGATTTCGCAGCCCTACATGGTGGCAGTTATGACAGAGCTTCTTGAGTTAAAGGAAACCGACAGGGTACTTGAGATAGGTACAGGCTCTGGGTATCAGGCAGCGGTTCTATCTGAGCTTGCAAAAGAGGTGTACACTATAGAGAGGATAGAGCAGCTTGCAAAGGGTGCTATGGAAAAATTTGAATTAGCAGGAAAAACTAATATTTTCGTTAAAGTATCGGATGGTACGCTTGGGCTCCCTGATTGTGCGCCGTACGACAAGATAATAATAACAGCGGCAGCGCCCTCGGTGCCTCCTCCACTGATAGATCAGCTCTCATCAGATGGCGGTATATTGGTAGCGCCAGTTGGGAGCCGGCATACCCACAGGATTATCAAGCTCAGAAAAGTTGGTGATAAAATTGAAGAAACCCGGCATGTGCAATGTGTGTTTGTTCCCTTAATTGGGGCGTTTGGGTTAGATAGATAA
- the amrS gene encoding AmmeMemoRadiSam system radical SAM enzyme — translation MKKACFYETLPNDNVKCSLCAHRCTIAIGKRGLCGVRENQDGVLMSLVYGSVCSTQVDPIEKKPLFHFKPASRTFSIATVGCNFKCLHCQNSSISQYPREHDGAVTGYPVAAESIVAAAIAERCESISYTYTEPTIFYEFALDCAVLAAEKGLKNIFVSNGFMTPESAEVIIPYLHGNNIDLKGDDGFYKEICGGNVEPVKDTIRLMKEGGVWVEVTTLVIPGLNDSEQVLRGIAEFIASVDASIPWHVSRFYGTYKMTDRPGTPVETLKRACEIGYESGLKFVYQGNVPGLGGENTSCPTCKKLLIKRDRFTVISNAVKNGNCPSCGSAVAGVW, via the coding sequence ATGAAAAAAGCCTGTTTTTATGAAACGCTGCCAAATGATAACGTTAAATGCAGCCTCTGTGCTCACAGATGCACGATTGCTATTGGAAAACGTGGACTATGCGGAGTAAGAGAAAATCAGGACGGCGTATTGATGAGCCTTGTGTATGGCTCAGTTTGTTCAACGCAAGTTGACCCCATAGAGAAAAAACCGCTCTTTCATTTTAAACCCGCCTCACGCACATTTTCAATCGCAACCGTAGGGTGTAATTTCAAATGTCTGCACTGTCAAAATAGTTCAATCTCACAGTATCCAAGAGAGCACGATGGCGCTGTGACGGGCTATCCGGTAGCGGCAGAGTCAATAGTGGCGGCAGCAATAGCTGAAAGATGCGAGAGTATTTCATATACCTACACGGAGCCTACAATCTTTTATGAGTTTGCGCTTGATTGCGCCGTTTTAGCGGCTGAGAAGGGATTAAAAAATATCTTTGTAAGCAACGGGTTTATGACTCCGGAAAGTGCTGAGGTAATAATCCCCTACCTTCACGGCAACAATATAGATTTAAAGGGAGACGACGGGTTTTATAAGGAAATCTGCGGGGGGAATGTTGAACCCGTAAAGGACACAATACGATTAATGAAAGAGGGCGGGGTGTGGGTAGAAGTTACAACGCTTGTGATTCCCGGGCTTAACGACAGCGAGCAGGTGCTTAGGGGTATTGCAGAATTTATTGCTTCAGTAGATGCTTCAATCCCTTGGCATGTGAGCCGATTTTATGGCACCTATAAGATGACAGACAGACCGGGCACTCCGGTTGAGACACTGAAAAGAGCATGTGAAATAGGATATGAAAGCGGGCTTAAATTTGTTTATCAAGGAAACGTTCCCGGCTTAGGAGGAGAAAACACAAGCTGCCCAACTTGTAAAAAACTCCTAATTAAAAGAGACAGATTTACCGTTATCTCAAACGCCGTAAAAAATGGCAACTGCCCCTCTTGCGGCAGCGCTGTTGCAGGGGTGTGGTAG
- a CDS encoding nucleotidyltransferase domain-containing protein: MIINDETLNEIIQRIASFCSPEKIILFGSYAYGAQTSESDLDIMVIMETLSPPHKRAVSLRKLLRDISVPKDIIVKTPDEFKRYKDVIGTIVYPAAHYGRIVYERK; the protein is encoded by the coding sequence ATGATCATTAATGATGAAACTCTAAATGAAATTATCCAAAGGATTGCTTCTTTTTGCAGTCCTGAAAAGATCATCCTGTTTGGCTCATATGCTTATGGAGCGCAGACTTCAGAGAGCGATTTGGATATCATGGTCATAATGGAGACACTTTCCCCGCCACATAAAAGGGCTGTATCTTTAAGAAAGCTCCTGAGGGATATATCCGTGCCAAAAGACATTATTGTAAAAACTCCTGATGAGTTTAAGAGGTATAAGGATGTGATAGGCACAATTGTTTATCCAGCTGCCCATTACGGACGGATAGTATATGAGCGAAAGTGA
- a CDS encoding HEPN domain-containing protein — translation MSESDRIVIAKSWFLKAENDIINAEHTMTMSNPPCDTVCFHAEQCAEKYLKGFLTYHQIEFPKTHSIETLVRLCKQAAPAIEIELGDIVEILTSYGVAVRYPDGVYYDIPKEDAIEAIELAKKVKACILKQLEGNM, via the coding sequence ATGAGCGAAAGTGATAGGATTGTTATTGCAAAAAGTTGGTTTCTCAAAGCAGAAAATGATATTATTAATGCCGAGCACACTATGACGATGTCCAATCCTCCATGTGACACTGTCTGCTTTCATGCAGAGCAGTGCGCTGAAAAATATCTCAAGGGATTTCTCACATATCATCAGATAGAATTCCCAAAGACACATTCAATAGAGACTCTGGTTAGATTGTGCAAACAGGCTGCTCCTGCTATAGAGATAGAGCTTGGAGACATAGTAGAGATACTCACAAGTTACGGGGTTGCGGTGCGTTATCCTGATGGTGTCTATTATGATATCCCCAAAGAAGATGCCATAGAGGCAATAGAACTTGCAAAAAAGGTAAAAGCCTGTATTTTGAAACAGCTTGAAGGGAATATGTAA
- the gatA gene encoding Asp-tRNA(Asn)/Glu-tRNA(Gln) amidotransferase subunit GatA: protein MEYFRLGIKEAHKLLQNKDITVKELTESVFERIESVEKTVNAYVTVTKDKAFEMIEKLPQSQSTYLYGIPIAIKDNMCTRGIKTTCSSKILEGFIPPYESTVTDKLLNSGYILTGKTNLDEFAMGSSTENSGFFTTRNPWDTDRAPGGSSGGSAAAVSADECIAALGSDTGGSIRQPASFCGVVGLKPTYGRVSRFGLVAFASSLDQIGPITKTVEDSAILLNVISGHDPFDSTSAAVDVPDFTSCIGKDIKGLRVGIPSEYFIDGMDKEVELSVKAAIAHIESLGSQIIEITLPHTGYAVAAYYILATSEASSNLARYDGIKYGLRVKADDLIETYMKSRAVGFGTEVKRRIMLGTYALSSGYYDAYYKKAQQVRTLIKQDFDRAFERVDIIATPTAPTTAFKIGEKVNDPLQMYLSDIFTISVNLAGVPAISLPCGFDQKGLPIGLQLIGKAFDEETILKVAHAFEASTPHHTRRPAL, encoded by the coding sequence TTGGAATATTTCAGGCTTGGCATAAAAGAAGCTCATAAATTGCTGCAAAATAAAGATATAACTGTGAAGGAATTAACCGAGAGCGTGTTTGAGCGCATTGAGTCGGTAGAAAAAACTGTAAACGCCTATGTTACTGTAACTAAAGATAAGGCATTTGAGATGATTGAAAAACTCCCGCAATCCCAAAGCACATACCTCTATGGAATACCCATAGCAATTAAAGACAACATGTGCACAAGAGGAATAAAGACCACCTGTTCATCCAAAATCCTTGAAGGCTTTATTCCTCCGTATGAAAGCACTGTGACAGATAAATTGCTAAACTCTGGCTACATTCTTACAGGGAAAACCAATTTGGATGAGTTTGCAATGGGCTCATCAACGGAAAACTCTGGGTTTTTCACAACAAGAAATCCATGGGACACTGACAGAGCGCCGGGAGGCAGCAGCGGAGGCTCTGCGGCGGCTGTAAGCGCCGATGAGTGTATAGCAGCCCTTGGCTCAGACACCGGTGGCTCAATACGACAGCCCGCATCATTCTGCGGTGTTGTCGGTCTTAAACCCACTTATGGGCGGGTTTCAAGGTTTGGTCTTGTTGCCTTTGCCTCCTCACTTGACCAAATCGGCCCCATTACTAAAACTGTTGAGGACTCTGCCATTTTGCTTAATGTCATATCCGGTCATGACCCGTTTGACAGCACATCTGCTGCCGTTGATGTGCCGGATTTTACCTCCTGTATCGGAAAGGATATTAAGGGCTTAAGAGTTGGTATTCCATCAGAATATTTCATTGACGGAATGGACAAAGAGGTGGAGCTTTCCGTAAAGGCGGCAATCGCCCATATTGAATCCCTTGGATCTCAAATTATAGAGATTACCCTTCCTCACACTGGTTATGCTGTGGCAGCATACTACATACTGGCAACCTCTGAGGCAAGCTCAAACCTTGCCCGCTATGACGGCATAAAGTACGGTCTTAGGGTTAAAGCCGATGATTTAATTGAAACATACATGAAAAGCCGTGCCGTAGGGTTTGGCACTGAGGTTAAAAGACGAATAATGCTTGGCACCTATGCTCTGTCCTCCGGCTACTACGACGCTTATTATAAAAAAGCTCAGCAGGTTAGAACCCTCATAAAGCAGGATTTTGACCGCGCCTTTGAGCGTGTTGACATAATTGCCACTCCAACTGCTCCCACTACGGCTTTTAAAATTGGAGAAAAAGTAAACGATCCGCTTCAGATGTATCTAAGCGATATTTTCACTATATCGGTAAATCTGGCAGGAGTGCCTGCCATATCGCTGCCCTGCGGGTTTGACCAAAAGGGTTTGCCTATTGGACTTCAACTGATTGGAAAGGCTTTTGATGAGGAGACTATTTTGAAAGTTGCACATGCTTTTGAGGCTTCAACCCCACATCACACAAGGAGGCCTGCGCTATGA